The following proteins are co-located in the Silene latifolia isolate original U9 population chromosome 1, ASM4854445v1, whole genome shotgun sequence genome:
- the LOC141613923 gene encoding uncharacterized protein LOC141613923 isoform X2, whose protein sequence is MCEETFEKITAISLMSGHDFSRLSGVKAPMLEILLLKGDVSLTTLLSNFFEGMENLKVLSLSNINFNLGLPESMGQLHRLKTLHLHHCKLRDVKLIGKLVNLLVLSLRGSSLEELAVEIGELYNLRLLDIEGCKGMKRIPTNILSRLSNLEGLYMLNGFDDWASSNTEVDDGGGSNKASGSELDTLSHLNVLEMEVSKTKQLLTINNGELIEQLGKFKLRIRKYDRSHEELPVFRYVLELIDIDPSPNCGLRALLKKAECLVLSDCRRLTKNIVPELDEDGFKDLKYLKVDSCKVKFLIGFDEQKESKAFENLENLELQNMDNLEMIWDGKVSVRIFSNLRRLTLIGLSKLECGLSLTSVLLKLNEVSVNGCRSLKFVAYKDAKNETEVDMFPCLKSLHLRVVDSLSSMLGQSGNEEFALFNAESKYTSLESLELTFNNTIVMLWSPACYVSGFQNLKAVHIKVCGELRSLGSPSIFAALVQLEELEINHCDSLQEVISKETEGDGILEKAIDFPKLKQLSLKNSKTIERFYRGSYNLKFPNLKLLRLSAIGNFTNFDGSENSTTLFSDKVEFPCLEELDVQGVSNKVLRLWNWSSSVVQGESESGSISLNPVPNLQILRLGNVQGLVSIPHSVSHKLSHLEVNDFDNIISLFSVLAVNGEVFCTYSQLPNIKNLSVVGCESLEQLFDSEDDGVGVSLCERLIEIRLHSMPKLKILPLHLLKNIHTLSISKLSWKYVFSADLFVKGKEQLQLLKSLEIRSCANIEVIIKDELVGDGEERVYSFPCLKILKLDSLNITKFASKPNIGIQFPSLESIELCSCGNIESFWSGFFIAPKLKEVKLEECPSIQCFLYEKRNEVRELPFLEMVVISNCSRLLSFSSEPLVVPKLHHVTLYNCPEMKWFLRGDPNNNDMVELPSLDIVSINRCDGMKSFSLGGTEAPQLCELEVDYKDYSKCANEELQYMLANLPHSIGYYQAGVLYNLSDESQAVVVSGVELKKGEKFQLERIRRKP, encoded by the exons ATGTGTGAGGAGACGTTTGAAAAGATCACAGCCATATCATTAATGTCTGGCCATGATttttctcggttgagtggagtgaAGGCTCCTATGCTTGAAATCTTGTTATTGAAAGGCGATGTATCCTTAACAACTCTACTTTCTAatttttttgagggaatggaGAATCTGAAggttttaagtttgtcaaatatAAACTTTAATCTGGGGTTACCAGAATCAATGGGACAATTGCATCGTCTCAAAACATTGCATTTACACCACTGCAAGTTGAGGGATGTTAAATTGATTGGTAAGTTGGTAAACCTTCTTGTTTTGAGCTTGCGCGGATCAAGTTTGGAGGAGTTAGCTGTTGAAATTGGGGAGTTGTACAATCTTCGGTTGCTGGATATAGAAGGGTGCAAGGGTATGAAAAGGATTCCTACTAATATCTTATCTCGTTTATCTAATTTAGAAGGTCTTTACATGCTCAATGGTTTTGATGATTGGGCATCCTCAAATACCGAAGTTGACGATGGAGGGGGGTCTAATAAGGCAAGTGGAAGTGAGCTAGACACTTTGTCTCACTTGAATGTTCTTGAAATGGAGGTATCCAAGACTAAACAATTGTTAACCATAAATAATGGCGAGCTGATCGAGCAACTGGGGAAGTTCAAATTACGTATTCGCAAATATGACAGAAGTCATGAAGAATTACCTGTGTTCCGTTATGTTTTGGAGCTGATTGATATAGATCCAAGTCCAAACTGCGGGTTAAGAGCGTTGTTAAAAAAAGCCGAGTGTTTGGTACTAAGTGATTGTCGTAGGCTCACCAAGAATATTGTCCCTGAGTTGGACGAGGACGGTTTTAAGGACTTAAAGTATTTGAAAGTTGACAGTTGTAAGGTGAAATTTCTAATCGGCTTTGATGAACAGAAGGAGTCAAAGGCCTTTGAAAATCTGGAGAACTTGGAGCTACAAAATATGGACAACTTAGAGATGATATGGGATGGAAAAGTTTCAGTAAGAATATTCTCTAATCTCCGTCGCCTCACTTTAATTGGTTTGTCCAAGTTGGAATGTGGGTTGTCTTTGACTTCCGTTTTGCTCAAGTTGAATGAGGTTTCTGTTAATGGATGTCGATCATTGAAATTCGTTGCTTATAAGGATGCAAAAAACGAGACAGAAGTCGATATGTTTCCTTGTTTGAAATCACTTCACCTACGCGTGGTTGATAGTCTATCCAGCATGCTGGGGCAATCAGGCAATGAGGAGTTTGCTCTCTTCAATGCAGAG AGCAAATATACATCTCTTGAGAGTTTGGAGTTGACGTTTAATAACACAATTGTGATGCTGTGGAGTCCGGCATGTTACGTTTCTGGCTTTCAGAATTTGAAGGCTGTACATATTAAAGTGTGTGGAGAGTTGCGGAGCTTAGGGTCTCCATCTATATTTGCTGCACTTGTCCAACTTGAAGAGCTGGAGATAAATCACTGTGACAGTTTACAAGAAGTCATAAGCAAAGAGACAGAAGGGGACGGAATTCTTGAAAAAGCTATTGATTTTCCCAAATTGAAACAGCTTTCTTTGAAGAATTCCAAGACAATTGAAAGGTTCTATAGAGGAAGTTATAATCTTAAGTTCCCTAATTTGAAATTATTGCGTTTGTCAGCAATCGGTAATTTCACTAATTTTGACGGTTCGGAAAACTCAACCACCTTATTCTCTGATAAG GTCGAGTTTCCATGCCTAGAGGAACTGGACGTACAGGGTGTGTCAAACAAAGTTTTGAGGCTATGGAATTGGTCTTCATCAGTTGTGCAAGGAGAAAGTGAAAGCGGTAGCATCTCATTAAACCCTGTTCCAAACTTGCAAATATTAAGACTTGGTAACGTCCAGGGGTTGGTGTCCATTCCTCACTCCGTGTCTCATAAATTATCCCATTTGGAAGTCAATGATTTCGATAATATCATATCCCTATTCTCAGTTTTAGCAGTAAATGGAGAGGTCTTCTGCACATATTCACAACTTCCAAACATAAAAAACCTTTCTGTTGTTGGTTGTGAGTCATTGGAACAATTGTTTGACAGCGAAGACGATGGTGTTGGTGTATCCTTATGTGAACGTCTAATAGAAATAAGATTACATAGTATGCCAAAACTGAAGATTTTGCCCCTGCATTTACTCAAAAATATTCACACCCTATCCATTAGTAAACTAAGTTGGAAATATGTATTTTCAGCTGATTTATTCGTCAAGGGTAAagaacaactacaactactcaaaAGTCTCGAGATTAGATCATGTGCAAACATAGAAGTAATAATCAAGGATGAGCTAGTTGGTGACGGAGAAGAAAGGGTTTATAGTTTCCCTTGCCTTAAGATCCTAAAGTTAGATTCATTGAATATCACCAAGTTTGCCTCCAAACCAAACATTGGAATACAATTTCCATCACTTGAAAGTATTGAATTGTGCTCTTGCGGTAATATCGAATCATTTTGGTCAGGATTCTTTATAGCTCCAAAACTAAAAGAAGTGAAGCTAGAAGAGTGTCCAAGTATACAGTGTTTTCTCTATGAAAAAAGGAATGAAGTTCGAGAACTGCCATTTTTAGAGATGGTGGTGATTAGTAATTGTTCGAGGTTGTTGTCATTTTCCTCCGAGCCTTTAGTTGTGCCCAAATTGCATCACGTGACTCTATACAATTGCCCCGAAATGAAGTGGTTTTTACGCGGAGATCCAAACAATAATGATATGGTGGAATTGCCGTCCTTGGATATTGTTTCTATTAACCGGTGTGATGGGATGAAATCCTTCTCATTAGGAGGAACGGAAGCTCCCCAACtatgtgaattggaagttgactACAAGGACTATTCTAAGTGTGCAAATGAGGAGCTCCAATATATGTTGGCGAACCTGCCCCACTCCATAGG ATATTACCAAGCTGGAGTATTATATAACTTGAGTGATGAATCCCAAGCAGTGGTGGTGTCGGGAGTTGAGTTGAAGAAGGGCGAAAAATTCCAGCTGGAACGAATAA GACGCAAACCATGA
- the LOC141613923 gene encoding disease resistance protein At4g27190-like isoform X3, with translation MCEETFEKITAISLMSGHDFSRLSGVKAPMLEILLLKGDVSLTTLLSNFFEGMENLKVLSLSNINFNLGLPESMGQLHRLKTLHLHHCKLRDVKLIGKLVNLLVLSLRGSSLEELAVEIGELYNLRLLDIEGCKGMKRIPTNILSRLSNLEGLYMLNGFDDWASSNTEVDDGGGSNKASGSELDTLSHLNVLEMEVSKTKQLLTINNGELIEQLGKFKLRIRKYDRSHEELPVFRYVLELIDIDPSPNCGLRALLKKAECLVLSDCRRLTKNIVPELDEDGFKDLKYLKVDSCKVKFLIGFDEQKESKAFENLENLELQNMDNLEMIWDGKVSVRIFSNLRRLTLIGLSKLECGLSLTSVLLKLNEVSVNGCRSLKFVAYKDAKNETEVDMFPCLKSLHLRVVDSLSSMLGQSGNEEFALFNAESKYTSLESLELTFNNTIVMLWSPACYVSGFQNLKAVHIKVCGELRSLGSPSIFAALVQLEELEINHCDSLQEVISKETEGDGILEKAIDFPKLKQLSLKNSKTIERFYRGSYNLKFPNLKLLRLSAIGNFTNFDGSENSTTLFSDKVEFPCLEELDVQGVSNKVLRLWNWSSSVVQGESESGSISLNPVPNLQILRLGNVQGILYSSKTKRSEARRVSKYTVFSL, from the exons ATGTGTGAGGAGACGTTTGAAAAGATCACAGCCATATCATTAATGTCTGGCCATGATttttctcggttgagtggagtgaAGGCTCCTATGCTTGAAATCTTGTTATTGAAAGGCGATGTATCCTTAACAACTCTACTTTCTAatttttttgagggaatggaGAATCTGAAggttttaagtttgtcaaatatAAACTTTAATCTGGGGTTACCAGAATCAATGGGACAATTGCATCGTCTCAAAACATTGCATTTACACCACTGCAAGTTGAGGGATGTTAAATTGATTGGTAAGTTGGTAAACCTTCTTGTTTTGAGCTTGCGCGGATCAAGTTTGGAGGAGTTAGCTGTTGAAATTGGGGAGTTGTACAATCTTCGGTTGCTGGATATAGAAGGGTGCAAGGGTATGAAAAGGATTCCTACTAATATCTTATCTCGTTTATCTAATTTAGAAGGTCTTTACATGCTCAATGGTTTTGATGATTGGGCATCCTCAAATACCGAAGTTGACGATGGAGGGGGGTCTAATAAGGCAAGTGGAAGTGAGCTAGACACTTTGTCTCACTTGAATGTTCTTGAAATGGAGGTATCCAAGACTAAACAATTGTTAACCATAAATAATGGCGAGCTGATCGAGCAACTGGGGAAGTTCAAATTACGTATTCGCAAATATGACAGAAGTCATGAAGAATTACCTGTGTTCCGTTATGTTTTGGAGCTGATTGATATAGATCCAAGTCCAAACTGCGGGTTAAGAGCGTTGTTAAAAAAAGCCGAGTGTTTGGTACTAAGTGATTGTCGTAGGCTCACCAAGAATATTGTCCCTGAGTTGGACGAGGACGGTTTTAAGGACTTAAAGTATTTGAAAGTTGACAGTTGTAAGGTGAAATTTCTAATCGGCTTTGATGAACAGAAGGAGTCAAAGGCCTTTGAAAATCTGGAGAACTTGGAGCTACAAAATATGGACAACTTAGAGATGATATGGGATGGAAAAGTTTCAGTAAGAATATTCTCTAATCTCCGTCGCCTCACTTTAATTGGTTTGTCCAAGTTGGAATGTGGGTTGTCTTTGACTTCCGTTTTGCTCAAGTTGAATGAGGTTTCTGTTAATGGATGTCGATCATTGAAATTCGTTGCTTATAAGGATGCAAAAAACGAGACAGAAGTCGATATGTTTCCTTGTTTGAAATCACTTCACCTACGCGTGGTTGATAGTCTATCCAGCATGCTGGGGCAATCAGGCAATGAGGAGTTTGCTCTCTTCAATGCAGAG AGCAAATATACATCTCTTGAGAGTTTGGAGTTGACGTTTAATAACACAATTGTGATGCTGTGGAGTCCGGCATGTTACGTTTCTGGCTTTCAGAATTTGAAGGCTGTACATATTAAAGTGTGTGGAGAGTTGCGGAGCTTAGGGTCTCCATCTATATTTGCTGCACTTGTCCAACTTGAAGAGCTGGAGATAAATCACTGTGACAGTTTACAAGAAGTCATAAGCAAAGAGACAGAAGGGGACGGAATTCTTGAAAAAGCTATTGATTTTCCCAAATTGAAACAGCTTTCTTTGAAGAATTCCAAGACAATTGAAAGGTTCTATAGAGGAAGTTATAATCTTAAGTTCCCTAATTTGAAATTATTGCGTTTGTCAGCAATCGGTAATTTCACTAATTTTGACGGTTCGGAAAACTCAACCACCTTATTCTCTGATAAG GTCGAGTTTCCATGCCTAGAGGAACTGGACGTACAGGGTGTGTCAAACAAAGTTTTGAGGCTATGGAATTGGTCTTCATCAGTTGTGCAAGGAGAAAGTGAAAGCGGTAGCATCTCATTAAACCCTGTTCCAAACTTGCAAATATTAAGACTTGGTAACGTCCAGGG GATTCTTTATAGCTCCAAAACTAAAAGAAGTGAAGCTAGAAGAGTGTCCAAGTATACAGTGTTTTCTCTATGA
- the LOC141613923 gene encoding uncharacterized protein LOC141613923 isoform X1, producing the protein MCEETFEKITAISLMSGHDFSRLSGVKAPMLEILLLKGDVSLTTLLSNFFEGMENLKVLSLSNINFNLGLPESMGQLHRLKTLHLHHCKLRDVKLIGKLVNLLVLSLRGSSLEELAVEIGELYNLRLLDIEGCKGMKRIPTNILSRLSNLEGLYMLNGFDDWASSNTEVDDGGGSNKASGSELDTLSHLNVLEMEVSKTKQLLTINNGELIEQLGKFKLRIRKYDRSHEELPVFRYVLELIDIDPSPNCGLRALLKKAECLVLSDCRRLTKNIVPELDEDGFKDLKYLKVDSCKVKFLIGFDEQKESKAFENLENLELQNMDNLEMIWDGKVSVRIFSNLRRLTLIGLSKLECGLSLTSVLLKLNEVSVNGCRSLKFVAYKDAKNETEVDMFPCLKSLHLRVVDSLSSMLGQSGNEEFALFNAESKYTSLESLELTFNNTIVMLWSPACYVSGFQNLKAVHIKVCGELRSLGSPSIFAALVQLEELEINHCDSLQEVISKETEGDGILEKAIDFPKLKQLSLKNSKTIERFYRGSYNLKFPNLKLLRLSAIGNFTNFDGSENSTTLFSDKVEFPCLEELDVQGVSNKVLRLWNWSSSVVQGESESGSISLNPVPNLQILRLGNVQGLVSIPHSVSHKLSHLEVNDFDNIISLFSVLAVNGEVFCTYSQLPNIKNLSVVGCESLEQLFDSEDDGVGVSLCERLIEIRLHSMPKLKILPLHLLKNIHTLSISKLSWKYVFSADLFVKGKEQLQLLKSLEIRSCANIEVIIKDELVGDGEERVYSFPCLKILKLDSLNITKFASKPNIGIQFPSLESIELCSCGNIESFWSGFFIAPKLKEVKLEECPSIQCFLYEKRNEVRELPFLEMVVISNCSRLLSFSSEPLVVPKLHHVTLYNCPEMKWFLRGDPNNNDMVELPSLDIVSINRCDGMKSFSLGGTEAPQLCELEVDYKDYSKCANEELQYMLANLPHSIGYYQAGVLYNLSDESQAVVVSGVELKKGEKFQLERISNAIE; encoded by the exons ATGTGTGAGGAGACGTTTGAAAAGATCACAGCCATATCATTAATGTCTGGCCATGATttttctcggttgagtggagtgaAGGCTCCTATGCTTGAAATCTTGTTATTGAAAGGCGATGTATCCTTAACAACTCTACTTTCTAatttttttgagggaatggaGAATCTGAAggttttaagtttgtcaaatatAAACTTTAATCTGGGGTTACCAGAATCAATGGGACAATTGCATCGTCTCAAAACATTGCATTTACACCACTGCAAGTTGAGGGATGTTAAATTGATTGGTAAGTTGGTAAACCTTCTTGTTTTGAGCTTGCGCGGATCAAGTTTGGAGGAGTTAGCTGTTGAAATTGGGGAGTTGTACAATCTTCGGTTGCTGGATATAGAAGGGTGCAAGGGTATGAAAAGGATTCCTACTAATATCTTATCTCGTTTATCTAATTTAGAAGGTCTTTACATGCTCAATGGTTTTGATGATTGGGCATCCTCAAATACCGAAGTTGACGATGGAGGGGGGTCTAATAAGGCAAGTGGAAGTGAGCTAGACACTTTGTCTCACTTGAATGTTCTTGAAATGGAGGTATCCAAGACTAAACAATTGTTAACCATAAATAATGGCGAGCTGATCGAGCAACTGGGGAAGTTCAAATTACGTATTCGCAAATATGACAGAAGTCATGAAGAATTACCTGTGTTCCGTTATGTTTTGGAGCTGATTGATATAGATCCAAGTCCAAACTGCGGGTTAAGAGCGTTGTTAAAAAAAGCCGAGTGTTTGGTACTAAGTGATTGTCGTAGGCTCACCAAGAATATTGTCCCTGAGTTGGACGAGGACGGTTTTAAGGACTTAAAGTATTTGAAAGTTGACAGTTGTAAGGTGAAATTTCTAATCGGCTTTGATGAACAGAAGGAGTCAAAGGCCTTTGAAAATCTGGAGAACTTGGAGCTACAAAATATGGACAACTTAGAGATGATATGGGATGGAAAAGTTTCAGTAAGAATATTCTCTAATCTCCGTCGCCTCACTTTAATTGGTTTGTCCAAGTTGGAATGTGGGTTGTCTTTGACTTCCGTTTTGCTCAAGTTGAATGAGGTTTCTGTTAATGGATGTCGATCATTGAAATTCGTTGCTTATAAGGATGCAAAAAACGAGACAGAAGTCGATATGTTTCCTTGTTTGAAATCACTTCACCTACGCGTGGTTGATAGTCTATCCAGCATGCTGGGGCAATCAGGCAATGAGGAGTTTGCTCTCTTCAATGCAGAG AGCAAATATACATCTCTTGAGAGTTTGGAGTTGACGTTTAATAACACAATTGTGATGCTGTGGAGTCCGGCATGTTACGTTTCTGGCTTTCAGAATTTGAAGGCTGTACATATTAAAGTGTGTGGAGAGTTGCGGAGCTTAGGGTCTCCATCTATATTTGCTGCACTTGTCCAACTTGAAGAGCTGGAGATAAATCACTGTGACAGTTTACAAGAAGTCATAAGCAAAGAGACAGAAGGGGACGGAATTCTTGAAAAAGCTATTGATTTTCCCAAATTGAAACAGCTTTCTTTGAAGAATTCCAAGACAATTGAAAGGTTCTATAGAGGAAGTTATAATCTTAAGTTCCCTAATTTGAAATTATTGCGTTTGTCAGCAATCGGTAATTTCACTAATTTTGACGGTTCGGAAAACTCAACCACCTTATTCTCTGATAAG GTCGAGTTTCCATGCCTAGAGGAACTGGACGTACAGGGTGTGTCAAACAAAGTTTTGAGGCTATGGAATTGGTCTTCATCAGTTGTGCAAGGAGAAAGTGAAAGCGGTAGCATCTCATTAAACCCTGTTCCAAACTTGCAAATATTAAGACTTGGTAACGTCCAGGGGTTGGTGTCCATTCCTCACTCCGTGTCTCATAAATTATCCCATTTGGAAGTCAATGATTTCGATAATATCATATCCCTATTCTCAGTTTTAGCAGTAAATGGAGAGGTCTTCTGCACATATTCACAACTTCCAAACATAAAAAACCTTTCTGTTGTTGGTTGTGAGTCATTGGAACAATTGTTTGACAGCGAAGACGATGGTGTTGGTGTATCCTTATGTGAACGTCTAATAGAAATAAGATTACATAGTATGCCAAAACTGAAGATTTTGCCCCTGCATTTACTCAAAAATATTCACACCCTATCCATTAGTAAACTAAGTTGGAAATATGTATTTTCAGCTGATTTATTCGTCAAGGGTAAagaacaactacaactactcaaaAGTCTCGAGATTAGATCATGTGCAAACATAGAAGTAATAATCAAGGATGAGCTAGTTGGTGACGGAGAAGAAAGGGTTTATAGTTTCCCTTGCCTTAAGATCCTAAAGTTAGATTCATTGAATATCACCAAGTTTGCCTCCAAACCAAACATTGGAATACAATTTCCATCACTTGAAAGTATTGAATTGTGCTCTTGCGGTAATATCGAATCATTTTGGTCAGGATTCTTTATAGCTCCAAAACTAAAAGAAGTGAAGCTAGAAGAGTGTCCAAGTATACAGTGTTTTCTCTATGAAAAAAGGAATGAAGTTCGAGAACTGCCATTTTTAGAGATGGTGGTGATTAGTAATTGTTCGAGGTTGTTGTCATTTTCCTCCGAGCCTTTAGTTGTGCCCAAATTGCATCACGTGACTCTATACAATTGCCCCGAAATGAAGTGGTTTTTACGCGGAGATCCAAACAATAATGATATGGTGGAATTGCCGTCCTTGGATATTGTTTCTATTAACCGGTGTGATGGGATGAAATCCTTCTCATTAGGAGGAACGGAAGCTCCCCAACtatgtgaattggaagttgactACAAGGACTATTCTAAGTGTGCAAATGAGGAGCTCCAATATATGTTGGCGAACCTGCCCCACTCCATAGG ATATTACCAAGCTGGAGTATTATATAACTTGAGTGATGAATCCCAAGCAGTGGTGGTGTCGGGAGTTGAGTTGAAGAAGGGCGAAAAATTCCAGCTGGAACGAATAAGTAATGCAATAGAATAA